A region of the Thalassoroseus pseudoceratinae genome:
GCCTGCTTGCCAACGTGAGGCATCGTTGCGGATGCCTTTTTTCGATGTCACACGTTTGACGTCGTCACCGAGTTGCGCGACGACTTCGTTCTTGTCGTTCAACAGCGTGACACGGGCATGGAGTTCCGGCACCAGAAGCAAGTCTTCCCACGTGTCGATGTTGGCGGGCAGACCGAAGCCGGTTTGTGTTCGCAGATATTTGCCATCAAGTGTGAGGTATTGCAATGTGTGATGGGCTCGGTCACAGATGACGACTTCGGGGTCTCCGTCGCCGCGACGGTCGATCCAAATGCCGTGCGGTGTGGCGAACTTGCCTTCACCCTGACCGGGGCCGCCGAACTTGGAAACCCAGTTTGCGTCTTTGTCGTACCGGTGAATGTAGAATGAACCGTATCCGTCGGCGAGCAGGAATCCGCCGTCATCCAGAAATGCGAAGTTCGTGGGAAGAAATCGGTCCCGCCCCCAAACTTTCTTGCGGTCGGTGTCTTCCTTGGCAGCGTAGACACCGGATTCCATCGGGGCGTACTTTTCCCAGACGGTTTCACCGGTGAGTGTCAGTTTTGCGAAGGCTTTGACTTGCTGATACGCACAGACGTAGAGAAATTCCTCGCTGCCTTCCTGACGGACTTCCAACCCGTGACCGCCGCCTTGGAATTGATTCCCGAATGCTCGGATGAATTTTCCGTTCGCATCGAACACGAAAATGGATGGATGGTCTTTGAGATTCGCACGGCCTTCGTGAATGACATACAGGTTGCCGGATTTGTCCACCGCGACGTTGTGTGTCGTTTGCCACGTGTATTCGCTCGGAAGTTCCGGCCAGTTGTGCTGGACTTCGTAGCGGTGTTCGCCTTCGCCGACGATCAGTGGTTTGTCGGTTTTCGCGGCGGTGATCACAGCGGGAGCAGCAACGATTGCGGCGGTCGCGGTCGCGGATTGAGCGAGGAATTCTCGACGGTTAACGGCGGACTTGGGCGCGGAAGTCATCGAGTCTCTCCGAACGGAAGGTCACGAGTTTGGCAGAATGTGTGCCCACATTGTGCCGTCTTCCGTTCGTGAGGGAAAGCGTATCGCCTTATTCCGGCCGGGGCATTGTGATCATCGATTGAGGCCGGCCGATACGGTTTTGGCTCGATCGTCCCGTGGAACCTCCAAAGTTCCCTACAGTTTGGCTAGGCGAATTCAGTCCGCCGGTGATCAACAACCCGTCGAGTTGGACGGCAGCCAAATTGAGTTCCCGCATGGCGGCGATGGCGTTGATTTGATTCTCGACATACGTTCGGCGAACGGTGAGCAGCCGAAGAAAACCGATCTCACCGGATTCGTATCCGCGGGTAGTCAAATCCAGTGCTTCTTGGGCCGTTGGGAGAATCTCGTCTCGATAGAGTTCAACCTGAGCCCGTGCGACTTCATAGCGTTGCACAGACTGAGCGAGTTGCTGACGCAGAGCAAGTTCCAATCGCTGTACGTTTTCGAGAGCCGCATGAAATGCCGCATACGCTGCGGAGATATTTCCTTGGTTCTTGTCGTGAACGGGTAGCATCACGCCCACTTGCAAACCGAACACGGCGTTATCGGCGGCGAAATCGTTCGAGACACTGCCTTGTAATTGGACGTCTGGAATGGGTTGAACTTGCTCGCGATGCAACTGGGCTTTGGCTTGCTCGACTTGTGCGTGTGCCGATTGCAAAACCGGGTTGTCTGCTTGCAGTCGAAGCCATTCCGATTCAAAATCGAGCGGCGTCGGATCGCGATCGAGTGTTCCCTCGAGCGGATCATTGGGAAGTTCATCGATCCCAATGAACGCGGCGAGTTCACGTCGCGTGCCAATCTGTCGATGCCGTGCTGTTTGTAAGATGACATCGACGGCATTCAATTCAATTTTTGCTTGGAGTACGTCGGTTTGCGGGACCTGACCAGCTTTCTTGAGCTCCTCAGCGGTCTCGAGTCCCTTGCTGACAATTTTGTGGAGATCTTCAGCGATCTCGACGGTTCTTTGGGCCGCGAGCAGTTGATAGAACTGGCTCCTGACGCTGTTGATGACGGCCCAACGTTGTGCGTTTGCCTGCCAACGAGATTGTTCGACGTTCCAACTGGCTGCCGCTTGGTTCAGCTCGAGTTTGTCGGCGGTCACGACGGTTTGATTGACGAACACGCCCTGACGACCAGCGGTTCCATCATCGTTGATTTCATCACCGACATAACCAGCCGTTGGGTTGGGATACAGACCGACTTGCAGCCAATTGCCCTCGGCTTGCCGCACAAGCAAACCGGCTTGTCGTAATGTTGGATTGTTCTCCAGGGCCATCGCTTCCAACGATTGCAACGTGAGTCCATTGGTAAGCGTGGTCGGCAACTGATCCGGGGCTGGCACCGGTGCCGGTGGCATTTCCAACTCGACCGATTCACCGGGAGATACTGCCGAAACCAACAGGGCTTCGCTCACCATTGGTTGTGTCGGGCGACATGCGGAAATTTGTTTCGCTGTCGGTTCATATGATGGCGGTTTGAAGTCTAGGTTCGCGCAAGACGAGAGCCCGCAAACCGCTAGCGTCCCCGCGATTCGTTGGATTCTCGACCACTTCAACCGGCGAGGTGAGGTGGGCCGTTCTGCCTGCATGTGTCTGAGATGGTTTGTCATGAGACTCCGCAGCCAGAATTCAGAGACGTCTGAAAGGGGATCGATACGTGAGTACTATCTGATCGTATCGGATTGATCGCCAATGACGCTTGAAACGATTTTGCGGACCCAGCCACGGTTGCCATTTCGATCGCACAGCCATCAGTCAATTGAGTTCAAGCGTTCTCGTTGAACAAAAAATCGGAATCTTCGCGCGCTGCTGAATTTCTGATGGGCACGAGACGTATAACGGGACATCAACACGCAACAGGAAATGCGATTGGTCGACGAGTTTGATTGGACTGGTAAATCGCTGTGAACATTTCAACGACGATGCGGCCTTCGATCCCACTGACCAACGGCGGGCGATTCTGACGGATACCCTGCAGAAAATCTTGAATCTGCAATTCGTGGTAGAACGTTGTGGCGTCGATCTCGGTGAACCGTTGACGATCTTCTTTTTCAAATTTCGCGAGTCGGTGTTCTTCACCAGAGATTGTCCAGAGATCGTTCAGGGGCGGGTCGGCGATGGATGACATCCCGGCGACAAACGTGGCTCCGGAATCGGTTTGGACCCCGACCGATGCTCCATTCGATCCGTGAATATGCACTTTCGTGTGGATGCCGGGGTTTTGGGAAAGACTCGTCACGATGTTGCCGAGTCCACCGGATTTGAACCGCACGATCGCTACGGAGGTGTCTTCGACTTCAATGTAAGGATGATTCAAATTGCTCCAGTAACCGGATATTTCCTCGATGTCTCCCATGAACCATTGCAGCATGTCCAACTGATGCGGCGATTGATTGACCAACACACCACCGCCTTCGGTGTCCCAGCGGCCTCGCCACGGGTCGGATTCGTAGTATGCTTGGTCCCGCCAACTGAACATCGAAAACGTGCCCAAAATTGGCTTGCCGATCTTGCCGGCATCAATCGCCGTTTTCATGCGTTGGACAGGTTCGAAGAATCGACGCTGACTGACGATTCCCAGTTGCACACCCGCCGAATCGCAGGCATCAAGCATTCGATCACAAGATTCCAACGAAGACGCCATCGGTTTTTCGACGAGAACGTGAGCACCCAGCTTGGCGGCTTCCACGCACGGTTGCTCGTGCAGCGGATGCGGTGTGCAGATCATCACAGCTTCGGCACCGGTTTTGCTTACCATTTCCGAAACGGAATCAAACGCCGAGACATGGTACTCGCTGGCGAACCGCTCGGCTCGGTCCCGTTGACCGTCACACACGGCGACGAAATTCGATTCCGCCAGCTTCGCCAAGGCTTGCGCATGAATCTGCCCCACCTTGCCACAACCAACAAGTGCTGTCCGAACCGGAACCATAGTTTTCCTCGTTGCACGGTCCGCAAGCCAATAACGAACTTGAAGCGGACACATCACACACAAATTCCGGCCGATCGGCCGAACGCATTACCATATCGAGAGTGTTGCCAAATCGGGTATGATTTGCCAACGCTCGCTGTAGCAAACAATTGAAGATGGAATTGATGAACGAATTCGAACAACAGATTCTCGACTACCTCACGCAGCCCGACTATAAGCCGATCAAGGCGTCTCTACTAGCAAAGAAGCTTCGGGTTCCAAAGTCGAAACTATCCGCGTTCCACGATCTCTTGGAACAACTGATTGAAGATGGCCAAGTCCGTGAGAACCGCAATGGACGGATTCGTCCGCGCGCACTCGCGGGGGAAGTTGTCGGCATCATCAAACGCGTGGGCAGCGGCGGCGGTTATGTGATTCCGCACGAACGCACCCCGGAGTTACAAGAACTCGATGTGTACGTTGCGCCTGAGGATGTAGCTGCTGCGCACACAGGTGATGAAGTCACCGTCCGTCTGTCGAACCGTCGACGCAGCAACGGGCAGCGTTGCGGCCGTGTCACTTCGATCATCCAACGGGCGACGCAAACCTTTGTCGGCACCTATTTCGTGGATGGCGAAATCGGTTTGGTGCGAGTCGATGGAACGACATTTACCGATCCAATTTTCGTAGGCGATTCCCGTGCGAAGTCGGCCCGGCCTGGTGACAAAGTCGTCATCGAGATGCTGCGGTTTCCGACTCCGCGTTATGAAGGTGAAGGCGTCATTACGGAAGTGCTCGGCGCGTTTGGTGAACCCGGCGTGGATATGCAGAGCATCATCCACGAATTCGGTTTGCCGCAAGCATTCCCGGAAGATGCCTTGCAGGAAGCACGTGAGCAAGCGGAGTTGTTCGACGAGGAAGTTGTTGGCGACCGCGATGATTTCACGAAGAACATCACAGTAACGATCGACCCCGTCGATGCCCGAGACTTTGACGATGCGATTTCGCTGAAACGGACTCGCAAAGGGCATTGGCAGTTGATGGTGCATATTGCTGATGTCGCTCACTTCGTGCAAAAGGGGTCGCCGCTGGATCGGGAAGCCTATGATCGGGCGACGAGTATCTATCTTCCCGGTCGTGTGATTCCGATGCTCCCGGAATTAATCTCGAATGGTCTTGCGAGTCTTCAGCAAGGAAGAATTCGCTACACCAAGACCGTGGAAATCGAATACACCCCGGATGGCATCCCTGTGGATGTGCAATTCCACAATTCGGTCATCAAGGTGAATAAGCGATTCGCGTATGAAGAAGTCATGCCGATCATTCGGAATCCCGACAAGCACAAAGGCCGAATCAGTGCGAAGGTTCGCCAAATGTTGGGATGGATGCACGAACTCGCCATGACACTTCGCAAACGCCGCTTCGAATCCGGGGCGTTGGAACTGCATCTGAAAGAGGTCAAACTCGATTTTAATTCCGACGGTGCCGTGAGCGGAGCGCACACTGTCGAGCATGACGAGAGTCACCAGATCATCGAAGAGTTCATGTTGGCCGCCAATATCGCTGTGGCGACGGCGATGGATGACATGGAGTATCCGTTCCTCCGTCGGGTCCATCCAGAACCGGACGAACTCAAATTGAAGGCATTCGCAGAGTTTTCAACGGCACTTGGGTTTCCGATCAAGAAGTATCAAAGCCGATCGCATTTGCAGGCGTTAATTGACGATGTCCATGCGAAACCGGGTGAGCAGGCAGTGAATTTCGCGTTGCTTCGCAGTATGAAGCAGGCGTCATATTCGCCGGAGGAAGTCGGACACTATGCATTGGCCGAGGAGAACTATTGTCACTTCACCAGCCCGATTCGGCGGTATCCCGATTTGACCGTGCATCGGTTGTTCGATGAAATCGTCAAGCACAACAAGAAGGCCCGCTTTGACAATTTCTCGGAACTCGCGAAACAAGGGCGGCATTGTTCCGACCGTGAACGCCGAGCTGCGACCGCTGAGCGTGAACTGACGAAGGTCAAATTGCTCACGTATATGGAGAGCCAAGTCGATGAGACGCTGGAGGCCGTCATCACTGGGGTTGAACGCTTCGGGGTGTTCTGCCAAGGCGTCGATGTGCCCGCCGAAGGCATGATTCACGTCACCGCCTTGGAACCGGCGGACTATTACGACTACGAGCAATCAACCTTCGCATTTGTGGGGCGTCGCACTGGGGCCCGGTTCCGTTTGGGGGATCGCATTCGCGTTGTTGTTGCACGAGTGGACGTCGATCGCCGCGAACTCGATTTCCGTGTCGCACCAGACAACGCACCGAAAACGAAGAAGTCAAAAACGAAAAAGAAGCCCAAGCCAAAGCCCAAGAAGACGATTCGCGTGAAGCGGAAACGCCGGAAATAGTCGATCGGCGTGCCATCGAGTTGCATTGGTTTTGGGATGGGCACCCTCCCTTTGGAATGGTTCTTGCTTTGGTTGGAATCTAGTCGAGCACACGAACACTTTCAAAGATGGAAATATCAGTCATGAATCGTTTTGAGGGAAAGAAGATCCTCGTTACTGGCGGGTCCGGTGGCATCGGGAAGGCAACCGCACTGCAGTTGGCCAAAGAAGGTGCCGAGGTGCTGGTCACTGGTACGAACGAGTCCAAGTTGGACGATGTGCAATCAGCCCATCCGAACATCACGGCCATCAAGAACGACGCCGGTGATCCACAAGCCGCCGAGAAACTAGCCGGGGCAGTCAAAGAACAATTCGGGCAACTCGACGCCGCGTTCTTGAATGCGGGCTATGGTCAGTTTGTTCCCCACAATGAAGTCACGTCCGACTTGTTTGATTCGCAATACGATGTCAACGTTCGGGGACCGATACTCCATGCGAAAGTCCTATCGCCACTGATCAAGGACGGCGGGAACCTGCTGTTCACGACTTCGGTTGCGACATACTTGGGGATGGATGGCGGAGTGCTTTACAACTCGACCAAGGGAGCTCTGCGGACTGTGGTGCGTGTTCTTGCGAGCGAACTGGCAGACCGCAAGATTCGTGTCAACGCAGTCGCTCCCGGTCCTATCGGTTCCGACTTCTTCGACCGCACCAACATGGGCGACGACGAACAAGAACAGATGACCGAGCAAATCAAGCAACAAGTTCCATTGGGGCGATTTGGCGAGCCGGAAGAAGTCGCTGAAGTGGCAGCGTTCTTGATGTCCGACGCCGCGTCTTATGTCTCCGCTGCTGAATTCGTTGTCGATGGCGGAATGACACAACGCTAGACGATGGATATCCATTCAACATAGCAATCAAAAAGAGCCGGGGCCGTCGTTGGTTCCCGGCTCTTTTTTTGTGATTGGTTTTCCATCGGGCGAGGTTTATTCGAGCGAGTTCAAGTATGCAGCGATGGCAGAAGCATCCTCGACGGTCATTTTGTAGGGGGGCATTGGGGCATCCGGTTTCGGACCACGCGGGCGTTTGGCGGTGGTGAGGAGCATGACCAAATCCGCTTCACTCCATCCCCCTGGCAAACCAGCGATCGAAGGTGCATGAAACGCCCATTGCGTCGAGCGATACGGGCTAGCGACAGGGACGGGAGCACCTTCGAAGAGTTTGCGGGAATCGATTTCGCCATTGGAACGACGCGGCGAATGACATTGCACGCACATTGCGACTTCCGTCGCGAGATACTTCCCGCGTTCGATCTTGCTCATGTCGCTGGACGATTCCGATTTCTTTGGGTCGTCATCCTGGCCAACGACATCCGTTGGAGTTTGCATCATAAATCCCACGCAGCCAACAAGAACCAGCAGGGCCAAACCCGAGCGGATTCGAATCCAGATACTCACCGTACGTCTCCTTGAAGTTGGATTGTTCACAATCGAATCATAGTCGTTTCAGCAACGAAAACCAGCCGACAAGAATCGCGGCGTGTTGACCGCCTGTACTGGCGATCCCATAATGCAACTGCGGGCTCAGGGCGGGAAGCGAAAGGCGGTCGAGCGATGAAGAACTTGGTCTTCGCCGTAATGGCAGTTTGGATCTCTGGGGGCCTTCCGCACGCCAGCGGGCAGATCGTGCATTCCTTCGACTTCCAATACTACCACGGCCCCGTTGGCGGCGGATTTCCGGTCGTTTGCGGTCAATACGGTTTACAAAGTTGCGTGGTCAGCCCGCCACCAATCTGGACGCGGACCGATTGCGTGCTGTTTGAATCCACGCCGATCTACACACCAGTGGCTATTTCCGGCCCGGTCCCAACCGTGGGACAATGGCCACCCGAGCAATGGACGCCGGCATTTGTGCCGAATCAGTTTCCGGTTCCCAACACGTTCGCTCTCCGGAACTCGATCGGTGGCCCGGTCAATGCGATCGTCGGACCAACCGAACCGATCCTGCCGGAACCGTCGTCACATACCTCGATTCTCAAAAGTCTACGGACGCAGATTCGTGGAGACCATTGGTTCCGGAAACAGGAATTCAGCGCTGCGTATCGTCGTTATCGGGATGCTGTCAATCAAGCTCGTGACCGTGGAGCGGCCCATTTACGGTTGACGATTGCCCTCGCGGCGATTAATCAATTCGACCGGGCGGCCGAGCAACTCAAAAAGGGACTGCGAGCGGACCCGGCACTCGTCGAGGAGGCGGACACCTTAGAAACGGTGTTTGGGCCGGAGAACGAAGTCGCCAAGCAAGGAGTGTTGCTCGCGGTTCTCGAATGGTTGGAAGAAGAGAAGCAAAACCCCGATCGGCTGTTCCTGGCGGGGGCGTTGTTGCAATTCGACGGCCAAACAGAGCGGGCGAAAGAGTTGCTCGAGTCCGGTCGCAAACTCTCGCCGCGAGCGGGTTGGTTCGATCCATTGCTTGCCGCGATTCCGCCCGCCAACGCGAATGAACCCTGAGGAAAACACGAGGCATCGATTGACCACCGAAGATTCATCGACAACATCGAACAATTCCAACGAACGAACACTGGTAACGCTTTGTACCTACAACGAAAGTGAAAACCTGCCGGGGCTGATCGCAGAAATTCATCAGCATGCGGCTGACGTCGATGTGTTGGTGATCGACGACAATTCCCCAGACGGCACGGGGCGAATTGCCGATCATTTAGCATCGACTGATTCTCGAATTCACGTTTTGCATCGCGCGGAGAAACAGGGCATCGGTGCCGCCACGTTGGCTGGGTTTTGGTGGGCGATTGACCGAGGTTACTTCTGGCTGATCAACATGGACGCGGATTTCAGTCATCACCCGCGACACCTGCCGGAACTTCGCGCGGCCATCACCGGGACGAATGGCGAACCCGTGGATGTTGTCATCGGTTCGCGATATGTGAAGGGCGGGGGAATCGAAGGTTGGGGACCGCTTCGACACGTGATGAGCAGAGGCGTAAACTTCTACGCCCGATCCGCACTCGGATTACGAACGAAAGACAACAGCGGTTCGTTCCGCTGTTACCGGGTCAGTAAACTCGCAGAGATCGACTGGAGCCGCGTCCGAGCGAAAGGCTACGCGTTCGAAGAGGAAGTGTTGTATCGCTGCCGCCGGGTCGGTTGCCGATTCGCGGAAGTGCCAATCGTCTTTCTCGACCGCCAACATGGACAATCGAAGATCAACACTCGTGAAGTCCGACGGGCCTTGTGGGATATTTTCCGATTGGGCATCGACAACGTCCGTCGTGTGCCGGTCCGCGAGGCCGGTGAGAAAACACCCTCGTAGAACCGAATTCACAACGAATCGGGAACGGCGGCACGGGTGAAAGTTTGGAGCGGATGGCGTACGCTGTTATCAACAACCATTCATATTTCACGATCACAGAGGATCATCCATGATTGATCGATTTTTAACTTTGGCGTTCGCGTTTGGTTTGCTCATGGGGAGTGTGGCACAAGCGGCCGAACCGGCATCGTCCGAATCGGCATCCTCTGAATCGGAAGCCAAGTATTTGGGGAACATCCACCAAGTTACCAAAGGCTTGCCTCGGGCGGGGGAAGGGTATTTCTCGCCGGACGGCAAAACCATCGTGTTCCAAGCGTATCCGGTTGGCTATCCGTTCTACCAAATCTATACACAGGACCTGAAATCCGGCGACGTGCGGCGAATCAGCCCCGGTCGCGGGCGGACAACCTGTGCGTACTTCACTCCCGATGCCGGAAAGATTCTCTTCGCCTCGGCTCATACCCATCCACACGTTGGACGGGAAGAGTTGACCGCTCGGAAAATCGCAGCTGAAGGTGGACGCCGACGCTACCAATGGGATTTCGATGAGTACATGGATATCTACACTGTCGACCGAGATGGCACAAATCTGACCCAACTCACCGATGCACCCGGATACGATGCCGAAGGAAGTTACTCGTCTGACGGCAAACACATCGTGTTTACGTCGACTCGTGATGGCGATCCCGATTTGTACATCATGGATGCCGACGGTGGAAATGTTCGGCAAATCGTCAATGTTGACGGCTACGACGGCGGACCGTTCTTCTCACCGGATGATAAGTGGGTTATCTTCCGAAGTGACCGTGATAAAGAACACATGCTGCAACTGTACGCGGTTTCGGTCGATGGCAAACACGAAGTCCAACTGACCGACAATTTGAACGAAGTCAACTGGTGCCCCTATTTTCATCCCAGCGGGAAGTACATCATCTGGTCGAGTGCCGACTACAGTCGCGGTCCAGTTGGGGCTCACTTCCAACTCAAGACGATGGATATCGAGTACGACGACGAGACGTTCAAAGGCGGCCAAGTTACACAAATTACAACTGCTCCCAGTGCCGACGTGCTTCCTGTCTTTAGTCCCGATGGCACCAAACTAATGTGGACCAGCACACGCACGGAAGACGGCAGCAGTCAACTCTGGATGGCCGACTGGCTCCGCGGAGAACCGAAAAAGTAGCAGATCACCACGTATGTCAGGATACGCACATCCGCGTTGGTCCATGATAAGATCCGAACATGAAGAGGGGACGAACGATGAGCCGTTGTGTTCTTGTGTCGGTGGTTGTCATTGGGATTTCCGCGAGTCGGCTTTCCGCGGATTGGCCGGAGTTCCGTGGTGCGAACAACGATGGCCATTCCAAGGCGAAGTCCGCCCCGTTGGAATGGAGTTCCACCGCGAATGTCGCTTGGCGTGTGGAACTTCCCGGCAACGGAAACGGTAGCCCCGTCGTCGCGGATGGAAAAGTCTTCATCACGTGGGCCAATCCGGATGGCCGAGAACGGTCACTCGGTTGCTTTGCCGAGTCCGACGGTAAGCGGATTTGGAGCAAGACTGTCGATTTCGACGAGGAAGAGCCCACCCACAAAACGAACCCGTACGCGCCGACCACACCGGCGGTTCAGGGGGACCGTGTCGTTGTCTGGCATGGCTCCGCTGGTCTCTTCTGTTACGACTTATCAGGAAAACTGATATGGCAGAGGGACCTGGGCAAATTCATTCACATTTGGGGATTTGGTTCGTCGCCAATCGTCCACAACGAAACCGTGTACTTGAACGCCGGACCGGGCGAACGGCAATTCGTGGTGGCCTTCGATTTGAAGAGCGGTGACGAGTTGTGGCGGACCAACGAACCCGGTGGAGCGAGCGGTCTTAGCCAGAAGAAACGCGAATGGGTCGGGTCGTGGGGGACGCCAGTCGTCGCTCAAGTGGAGGGCGAGGGACAATTGATCGTCGGCCAACCAAAACGCGTTGTCGCGTATGACCTCAAGTCAGGAGAAATCCGCTGGTTTGTCGGGGGGCTTGAACAGAAGGGATTGGTCTATACCTCGCCGATGATCAGTGAATCCGACGGAATCGGTGTGGTCATGGGGGGCTTTCGCGGAACGGCGATTGGCTTCCGATTGGGCGGAAACGGAGACGTTACGGAAACGAATCAACTCTGGCAGGTCAAGCAGGGCAATCCGCAACGGATCGGCTCGGGAGTGATCCTTGGCGAGTCTATTTATTCTGTTGGAGCCGGCCCGGGAGTGGTTCAATGCATTGAACTCAATACGGGCAAGGAGCGGTGGAAGGCTCGCGCGAAAAGTTTTTGGGGCTCCATTGTCGCAGTTGGCGATCGGCTGTATGCAACCGACCAAGACGGCACAACGCACGTGTTCGCGGCGGATCCAAACGAATACCGGGAATTGGCCATCAATCCCCTCGGCGAGCCCAGCAACTCCACGCCCGCTATTACCAATGGCCAAGTCGTCATTCGCACCGCGAAGAGTTTGTTCTGTATTCGCGAGTGAGCGTCTCGTCTGACGTAATTCACGGGCGATTGGGGAATAGTCGTTTTCCAACCGCAGAAACGACCAGCATCGAGACTCCGACGAAGGCGAAAA
Encoded here:
- a CDS encoding outer membrane protein assembly factor BamB family protein — encoded protein: MSRCVLVSVVVIGISASRLSADWPEFRGANNDGHSKAKSAPLEWSSTANVAWRVELPGNGNGSPVVADGKVFITWANPDGRERSLGCFAESDGKRIWSKTVDFDEEEPTHKTNPYAPTTPAVQGDRVVVWHGSAGLFCYDLSGKLIWQRDLGKFIHIWGFGSSPIVHNETVYLNAGPGERQFVVAFDLKSGDELWRTNEPGGASGLSQKKREWVGSWGTPVVAQVEGEGQLIVGQPKRVVAYDLKSGEIRWFVGGLEQKGLVYTSPMISESDGIGVVMGGFRGTAIGFRLGGNGDVTETNQLWQVKQGNPQRIGSGVILGESIYSVGAGPGVVQCIELNTGKERWKARAKSFWGSIVAVGDRLYATDQDGTTHVFAADPNEYRELAINPLGEPSNSTPAITNGQVVIRTAKSLFCIRE